CCCGCTCACGCCCAGCCAGCGCCACCTCTACCAGCAGCTGACCGAAGGCAACACGGTCAATGCGGAAGGTGGATGGTCGCAAGGGCGCATGCAGGTGCTCAGCCTGCTGACGCGCCTGCGTCAGGTCTGTTGCGATCCTTCGCTCTTGCCGGGCGAAAAGCACGCGTGGGCGCACAGCGCCAAGATCGTGCGCCTGCTCGAACTCTTGGAGCCGGTGGTCGCCAGCGGCCACAAGGTGGTCATCTTCAGCCAGTTCACGCAGTTGCTCGACCGCGTGGGCAAGGCGCTGGGGGCCGAGTTGCCCAACCTGCGCCAGTTCGAGCTGACGGGCCAGACGCGCAAGCGGGGCCAGCTGGTGGAAGACTTCCAGGAGCACGCGGGCGCGGCCGCCTTCCTCGTCAGCCTCAAGGCCGGTGGGGTGGGGATTACGCTGCACGCGGCCGATTACGTGTTTCTGCTCGACCCGTGGTGGAACCCTGCCGTGGAGGCGCAAGCGATCGACCGTGTCCACCGCATCGGCCAGGAGCGCCCGGTGATGGTTTACCGCCTGGTGACGCGTGGCACTGTAGAGGAGCGGGTGGAAGAGCTGAAGCAACAGAAGTCGGCCCTTCTGGCCGAGATCGTCGACGACGTGTCGGGGCCGGCGGCGCTCGAGCGTGAATTCGACTCGTTGTTGGAGCTGATTCGCTACCGCGTAACGGCCGACTAAGGGGTTTAGCCCGGTTGCGACGCCCTTGTTTAGGGGGACGTTCAAAAAAATCACCAAAAATTCTTAAAAGTACTTTACACGTGTCGTGGCATTTAAGATACTACGATGAGCAAAGCAGACTCTGCTTTCTCCTACTACTCATAGCATCCTTATAGTTCCCCCCAATCCCTAAAAGACCCGTCTTGCACCCACAAGGCGGGTCTTTTGCTACTCTCCCTTGAAGTAGAGGGAACCGCAGGCCTTGCGTCGCGATCTTCCGCAGTTTGTGACAATCGTACGCAAATCCTTGGTTAAGGTTTGCTTCACCCGTTTTCTGTCCGATATTCAAAGTAAAGTCCGTAAAATGCGTCGTTTCTATCACAGTGAATTAGAGTCCTTTCGCAGCAAGCTCGTGCTGATGGGTGAAAGGGCCATCGAGCAAACCCGTCTCTCCCTCAAGGCTTTGACGGAGCAAGACCCCGCTTTGGCTCGACGTTCGCTTGAACTCGACGACGAAGTGGACGAGCTGGAGAAGGACATCGACAACGAGGGGATTCGCTACATTTCGCTGCGTTCGCCCGTCGCTTCGGACTTGCGGCTCATCACCACGGGCATGAAGGCCGGGCACGACCTCGAGCGCGTGGGAGACGAAGCCTGCACCATCGCCAAGCGCACTCTGCGCGTGCTCAACCAGGCCCCGACGCCGCCTCTTTTCCTCATCCCCCAACTCGGGGAGCTCGCGCTCGAAATGCTGCGCGACTCGATCGACTGCTTCCTGACTGAGAATACGGAGAAGGCCGCTCTGATCCCGGGCCGCGACGGTGAAGCCGACGCCATGCACCGCGACATCTACCAGTCGTGCGCGCAGTGGATGGCCAAGAACCCCACGCAGGTAAATACCGCGCTCGACCTCGTCTTTGTGGCCAAATCGCTGGAGCGTATCGCCGACCACGCGACCAACCTGGCCGAAGAGGTGATCTACCTCTACCGCGCTCAGGACCTGCGCCACAACGAAGACATGAAGCGCCAAAAGCGTCAGCACCGCGACGAAGTGGCCTCCAACCTGTAGGCGCTCTACAAACCGATTTTTCCAAGGCGTGCCGGGACCCGATCCCGCACGCTTTTTCTTTTTATTTACGGATCGCGAAACGGCTGAAGGCGAGGCCCGGCAGGCAGATGCCGACCACCAGCGGCCAGGCGTAGAGCGGCACTTGGGTTGCCAGCAGGAGGCATCCGGCACCGCCCGCCAGCGCGAACCACGGCAGGCGGCGGCGCTGTTGCCAGCTATGGCCGATGCACACCAGATTAGTCAGCCCGTAATAAAGCAGGACGGCGGCGGCACTTTGAGCCCAGGCCAGGCGTACATCGCCCCACGGGATCAGGAGCAGCAAGGCGAGGGCTACCGCCAGGATCGCCCGGCGCGGCTCGTGGCGCGCGTCCAGTTCGGCCAGCCCGGCAGGCAGGTCGCGGTGGCGCGCCATGGCCAGCACCACCCGGCTGAGGCCGAGGATCAGGTTGAGCAGCACCCCGCCCACCGCACAAAGCAGGCCGAGCGTGAGCGCTCCGACTTGCCAGACGGGTAGGTCGGCACTCAACGCCAACTCCGGCAAGGGCAGGGCATGGTCGCCCGCCGCCAGCCCGTAGCGCGGGGTGGCCCAGACCAGCGCGCCGTAGAGCAGAGCCGTCGTCACCACGGTGAGGAGGACTGCCTGCGGGATGTTGCGCTGCGGCTCGCGAATTTCTTCCCCCAAGGTGGCGATGCGGCCATAGCCGGTGAAAGCCACGAAGATCAGCGCCGCCAAGGTCAACCCGGAGATGGGTTCGAAGGTGGCCGCCGGGCTGGCGTCGACAAAGACCCCATGGGTGGCCCATAGCCCCAATCCGATGATCCCGACTGCTACCAGCACGAGATTCACGACCGCCGTACGCCGCAGCCCGACCAGGATCAATGCCGTCCAGATGACCACCGCCAGCATCGCGAGCGCACCGGAGGCGGCCGGATGGGGCAGGCCGGCCATCGCCGCGAGGCTCTTGGCGGCGGCTACGGCAGTGAGAGACTTGGCGATGAGGAAGAGCCAGCCTGCGAGTTGGCCTACCAGAGGCGTCGCAAAGGCACGCCCGTAGGCGTATGTGCCGCCAGCTACCGGGTGGGCGGCGGCAAGTCGGGCGCTCGACAGCCCGTTGCACCACGCGACGAGGGCTGCCACGGCCAGCGCGGCGAAAACGGTCGCCGGTGCGTGCCGCAAAGCCAGATCGGGGATGACGACGTAGGCACCTGTGCCGAGCATGGCACCAAGCCCCAGCAGAACGGCTCCGGGCAGGCCCACGGTCCGCTGCAGAGGGGAAGCCATACGCGTGGGCAGCAGCGGGGAGAGGACTTAGACGTCTTGCACGTAGAGCAAGACGAGCGACACGTTGTCGGGAGCGCCTGCTTCGAGGGCGTCTTCGATCAGGCTGCGGCCAGCGGCTTCGGGCGAGAGGTGGGCCTCGATCGAGTTGAGGATCTGCTTGTGGGTGAGCACCTTGGTCAGCCCGTCGGTGCTGAGCAGGATGCGGTCGCCCTTTTGCAGCACCTCTTCGCAGGTAAAGACTTCCACCGCGTCCTTTTGCCCGATGCAGCGGGTCAGCGTGTGGAAAAAGTAATCCGGGATTTCGTCCCAATGCTTGCCCATGCGGGCCTGCAGCTCTGCGGCGAGCGTATGCTCCTCCGTCAGTTGCGAAAGGTAGCCGCGGCGGATGAGGTAGACGGCTGAGTCGCCCACGTGGCCACAGTGCAGGGTATTGCCGAGCAGGCGGATGCTGGTGAGGGTGCTGCCAATGCCCACGTTGGGGTGAAGGCGCTGCCCTTCGGCGTAGACGACTTCGTTGATGCGCTCGAATATCTCCGGGAATTCGATCTTGTCGCCCACGAGGTGTTCGCGTGCCCAGTCTTCCAGGTTGCGCACCGTCATTTCGGCGGCGAGGCTGCCGCCGGGGAGCCCTCCCAGGCCGTCGGCGACGGCGTAGACCTGCAGGTCGTCCTTCAGGAGGATGCGGTCTTCGTTTTGGGCGCGGACGTGACCGATGTCGGAGATGCCAAAGGAGGTGAGCTTCATGCTGCTTTCACCGTCATAAACGATCGCACAGGCATGACAACCGTTTTAACGTGGAGGCCGTAGACGGTTCTTTTACTTTTTGCGCGCGACGTGGGTCAATACCTCACGCAGGGTGTCGGGCTTGAGGGGCTTGGTGATGTAATAATCCATGCCGCAGGCCAGGTAGCGCTCTCGGTCGGCCGTCATGGCAAAGGCGGTCACGGCAATGATGGGGATGTCTTCGTTTTTCTCACCCGCCGCGCCGGCGCGGATCTTCTCGGTGGCTTCGACCCCGCCCATCACTGGCATCTGGATATCCATCAGCACGAGGTCGTAGTCTTTCTCGCGCAGGGCATCGAGGGCTTCCTGTCCATTTTCGGCAAAGTCGCTCTCGTGACCCATCTTCTTGAGCAGGGCCATCGCCACCTTGCGGTTGGCGGCGTTGTCGTCGACCACGAGCACCTGCTGGCTGTAGAAGCTCTTGGCCAGGGCCTGCTTGTACATGCTGGGCTTGGGCTTGTTGGCCGCCGCCTCCTTGATCGGAGCGCCGACAAAGCCTGCGACTTCGACGGTGGCCTTGAAGCGCATGCCGCGTGGGCGGTTGGGCTCGATCGTCGCCTCCCCGTCCATCGCCTCGATGATCCGCTTAGAAAGGGCGAGGCTCAGGTGATTGGAAAACTGGTTGGGCGCGCTGGTGTCGGTCGTCTGCTGGTAGGGGTTGAAGACCTGGTCGCGCTCTTCGTCGCTCAGATCCGGCCCGGTGTCGGCCAGCACGATGGTGAGGCGGTAGTGCAGCTTCTCGCCCAGCGTGGTCTTTTCGCCATTCTGGAGGCGCTGGCGGTAGACGGCCATCGCCACGTCGCCACTGTCGGTGCGGTTGATCGCGTTGCTGACGATGTTGACGAGCACGCGGCGGAAGTGCTCGCGGTCGGTCTGGATATTGATCGAGCCCTCTTCGGCCAGCCGACAGGCAAAGCGCAGGTTTTTGCGGCGTGCCTCCACGCGGAACATCGACTCGACTTCCGCCACCAGTTCGCCGAGGTCGAAGCGCGAAGCCTTCAGCTCCAGCCGGCCCGTTTCGAGATTGGCGTAGTCGAGGATGTTGCTGATCACGTTGAGCAGCGTCTGCCCACTGCCCTTGATCGCCTGCATGTACTCGGTCTGCTCGGCGTTGAGCTCGGTCGTCAACAGCACTTCGGAGAGGCCCAGCACGGTATTGAGCGGCGTGCGCAACTCGTGGCTCATGTTGGAGAGCAACGTATTCTTGGCGCGGTTGGCCGCATCGGCTTCGAGGGCCTTGCTCTTGGCGGCGGCGAGCAGCTGTTGTTGCTTCTGTTCGCTTTGCCGGCGTGCCTCCTGTTCGCGTTCAAGGTCTTCCTGCAGCGTGCCGACCTTGGCGGCGGAGCCCTTGCAGCTGCTCTTGGCCCAAAAGACCGCGCCGGCGGCGACGAGCGTCATCAGGCCGGCCAAGGCAAAACCGATAGCTCCGGTATCGCCCAGGATCGGATGCGGCAAATGGGTGAGCGTGGCGGAGGTGGCGGCAGAAATGAAATCCATGGGCGCTGCAAGGGGCATGGATGAAGCAGTGGGAGTCAATCGCTCCGGTTCCAAACACAAATTCATCGGGTCGACTACCGCAACTCTCAAATCGCCCGGCAACACACTATCGCCGCGCCGCTTGCGTTGTTTAGGTGGAATTTATTGGGTAGTTAACCTCGATGCGATGCTAAATGCTTCAACTCTGGTATGTCGGTCGAAACGACGTATATCATTTTGAGGTATAACATCCAGAAACTGTCTCCCGTATGGTTTTTGCAGGATGCGGGGGTCGAGGATTGTGATGATGCCTTTGTCGTCGGACCGTCGGATCAGGCGGCCGATGCCTTGCCGGAATTTGACCAATGCTGCCGGCAGCATGAGCACGCCAAAAGGTGAGTAACCAGCTGCCTGGACCCGCTCTGCCCGCGCTTGTGCGACCGGGTGGGTCGGGTTTTCAAAAGGCAGGCGCGTAATGATGACCTGCTGGAGCGCGGGGCCGGCAATATCCACGCCCGTCCAGAAGCTTTCGGTGCCGAAGAGCACGCCGTTGCCCGCGTCGCGCAAGCCCTGCGCCAGCGCGCCGCGTGAGCCGCCGACACCTTGGCGAAAGAACGGGCGCCCGGCGGCGTGCAGCTCCGGCTCGACCTGCGCGGCGACGAGGTCGAGGTCGCGGTAGCTGGTAAAGAGCACGAGGCTACCGCCCGGCACCGCCTGTACGGCAAACGAGATCGCTTCGGCTAGCCACTCGTTGTCGAGCCGGGCGTTGCGGGGGTTGGGCGCCGGGGCGTCGGCCGCGATCAGCACCTGCATGTTGCGCTCGTAGTCGAAGGGGGAGGGCGTCTGCTCCGCCCGCTGGCCCTGCGCGCCGATCTTTTGCTGGAACGAGCGCATGTCGACTCCTTCGGCGAGGGTCGCGCTGGTCACAATCACGCCCGTGTCACGGTGAAAAAGGCGTTCGCGCAGGATCGGGGCGACCGAAAGCGGGGCCGAGCGCAGGGTCACTATCTGTTCGCGCTGCCCGGTCTGCTCCAGCCAATAGACGCTGCCCTCCTCGGCGCACTGCAGGCAATTGAGCAGGCTCACGCGGTAGGTATTCAGCAGGTCGCGGGCGCCCTTCAGCTCGTCGCGGTCGGGCCCGTCCTGCATGCGGTCCCAATTCTGGTCGACCGGCTTCAGCACCGCCGTAAGCACATGAAAGAGGTGATCCTCGGCCCAGCCGCCGTCGCGCAACCGGATGATCTTGTGGTCCTTGAGGTGCGTGTCTTTCAGTTGGTCGAAAAACATGTCCGCTTCGGCCAAGGCCAGCGTCACCTCGTCCTTGCCGCGCGAGCCGGGCCACTTGGCCATCAGACCCTGCCGCTTCTCCGGATACCAGAGCCGCCGCAGCGCCCGCTTGAGCCCATAGGAGCTGAGGTGCTCGCCAAAGTGCTCGGTGGCCACGTTGTAGATCGTGTGCCCTTCGTCCAGCACGAGAGCGTCTTCGGGGAAGAGCACGCCCGTCTTCTCACCCTGCGGGTAAAAGCCAGCCGCCAGTAGCGCGAAGAGCAGGCTGTGGTTGACGATGCGGATGTGCGAGGCGTCGATCCGCTGGCGCGCCTTACGGTAAAAGCAGGTCTCCGGCGTGCAGTTGCGGTTGTTGCAGGCATGGCCATCGGCGCTCACCCACTCCCACACATCGCTGCGCGGGGCCGGGTCCATCTCCTGCCGCATCCCGTGTTGAGAAGTGGCAGCCCACGCGGCAATGCGCTCCAGCTCCATCATCTCCGGGCCCTTGAAGAGCTCCTGGTGTCGGGCTTGGGCCTGTTTCAGCCGCGTGCCGCACAGGTAATTGCCTTTGCCCACGAGCAGGGCCGACCGGAAGTCGGCGTAGTGTTCCAGCGCGGGCACCTGACGAAAGAGCGAGCGGCACAGCTCAAGGTCTTTTTGCAAGATCTGCTCCTGCAGCGCGATGGTGTGGCTGGAGACGACAAAGGGCCGCTTGGTCTCCTGTGCCCAGATCAGCCCCGGGATGAGGTAGGCGAGGCTTTTGCCCACGCCCGTGCCTGCCTCGAAGAGCAGCGGCTCCAGCCCGCCCAGGCTTTCGGCCACCGCCCGGGCCATCTGGGCTTGCGGCGCGCGGTGTTCCAACCCCAGTTGACGCACGAGGTAGCCCTTGGGCCCGAAGATGCCGTCGACCAGCGGCGGCAACTGGCGTGCGGCATTGAAAGCCGGGGCCGATTCGGTGGGTGTCTCGTGAAAGCCGATCATGGTGCAAGTTAGGCGCGGGTGGGGCAGCCGCAACTGCCTCAGCCTTGTGATCTTCTGTTCATCATCGCCCGAGTCCAAGCAAAAACCGTCGCGTCCCAGCTCAGCCCACCGGGATTTTCCGCCTCCGGAGGATGCCAGCAGTTAGCCGAGGCGTCGGAGCATAGCGCAGACCCCCCGGTTGCGTCGAAAAGGATCAGCACCCCGGAGAGGGCGCCACCCATGCGGGAAATCCTTGTGCCGCCCCCCTTTGGGATTGCCAGTCGGTTCGGCTGCGTAAGACTGAGGTCCGCATGGACCGGCAAGAAATTGAGCGCCTTCTTATCTGGCAGGACCGCGACGTCCGCGTCGACACCCTCCAGAAACAACTCTCGCGGCTGCCCCAGGAGATCGCCGCCGCCGAGGCCGGCATCAAGCAGGAGCAGGCCCGTCAGCACGCCGCCGAGCAGGCGCTCAAGGCCTCGGAGCTGAAGCGCCAACACACGGAAGGGCAGATTGCAGACCACGAGACGGCCATCGTGCGCTACAAGACGCAGCAGCTCCAGGTGAAGAAAAACGAGGAATACGCGGCCCTCACGCACGAAATCGAGCTGCAGGAGCAGAAAATCAGCGACCTCGAAGACAACGTGCTGGAGATGCTCGACCAGATCGAGAGCGAGCGCGCTGTTCTCGACGCACTGAAGGAGGAAGTCGCCGCCGAAGTCGACCGCCTCCGCCGCCAGATTGCTGCCCTGCAGGAGCAGCAGGCCGCCGCCGAAGCCGAGCTGGATGAGGCGCGCGCCGATGCCGAAGAAGCGGGCGCCGTGCTGACCCCTGCCACCCGCAAGGCCTACGACTACGTAAAAAGCCAGGTGCGCCGCGCTCCCTTTGTGGTGCCCTTGAGCGAAGACCGCAAGTGCCCGGGTTGCCACCTGCGTGTGAGCGGCGAAGTCGAGAGCCAGGTGCGCCGCCATCTCGACCACCCGCGCTGCGATAGCTGCGGTCGTCTGCTCTACTGGGAAGCCTGAGCCGTAAAACAGTCTCTTAATTTTAGGATTGCCGGCGATGGTGTCTAATTTTTATTAGACAGGCATGCACTACCCCTGCTCCCCTGCTGTTACCCCCTCGCCTGTACTATTTCCTGCTTTGCGCTCGCTCGCCGCGCTATGTCTGGCGGCTTCGGCCCTGACTGCCGCGACTTTTCCGAATGCGGTAGAGGTCGAAGACTGGCGCTACGACCCGTCGCTAGGCTGGTTTGTGGACGATTTTGGCGGCTGGCTCTGGAGCCACGACAACGGCTGGATCTACCCCACCGATGGCAACTGGGACACGGAGGGCGTTTACTTTTACGACCACGGGATGCAGCGCTGGATGTGGTCGCAGAGTGAGCAC
The window above is part of the Verrucomicrobiota bacterium JB022 genome. Proteins encoded here:
- a CDS encoding APC family permease, with protein sequence MASPLQRTVGLPGAVLLGLGAMLGTGAYVVIPDLALRHAPATVFAALAVAALVAWCNGLSSARLAAAHPVAGGTYAYGRAFATPLVGQLAGWLFLIAKSLTAVAAAKSLAAMAGLPHPAASGALAMLAVVIWTALILVGLRRTAVVNLVLVAVGIIGLGLWATHGVFVDASPAATFEPISGLTLAALIFVAFTGYGRIATLGEEIREPQRNIPQAVLLTVVTTALLYGALVWATPRYGLAAGDHALPLPELALSADLPVWQVGALTLGLLCAVGGVLLNLILGLSRVVLAMARHRDLPAGLAELDARHEPRRAILAVALALLLLIPWGDVRLAWAQSAAAVLLYYGLTNLVCIGHSWQQRRRLPWFALAGGAGCLLLATQVPLYAWPLVVGICLPGLAFSRFAIRK
- the phoU gene encoding phosphate signaling complex protein PhoU, which codes for MRRFYHSELESFRSKLVLMGERAIEQTRLSLKALTEQDPALARRSLELDDEVDELEKDIDNEGIRYISLRSPVASDLRLITTGMKAGHDLERVGDEACTIAKRTLRVLNQAPTPPLFLIPQLGELALEMLRDSIDCFLTENTEKAALIPGRDGEADAMHRDIYQSCAQWMAKNPTQVNTALDLVFVAKSLERIADHATNLAEEVIYLYRAQDLRHNEDMKRQKRQHRDEVASNL
- a CDS encoding helicase C-terminal domain-containing protein, with the protein product MIGFHETPTESAPAFNAARQLPPLVDGIFGPKGYLVRQLGLEHRAPQAQMARAVAESLGGLEPLLFEAGTGVGKSLAYLIPGLIWAQETKRPFVVSSHTIALQEQILQKDLELCRSLFRQVPALEHYADFRSALLVGKGNYLCGTRLKQAQARHQELFKGPEMMELERIAAWAATSQHGMRQEMDPAPRSDVWEWVSADGHACNNRNCTPETCFYRKARQRIDASHIRIVNHSLLFALLAAGFYPQGEKTGVLFPEDALVLDEGHTIYNVATEHFGEHLSSYGLKRALRRLWYPEKRQGLMAKWPGSRGKDEVTLALAEADMFFDQLKDTHLKDHKIIRLRDGGWAEDHLFHVLTAVLKPVDQNWDRMQDGPDRDELKGARDLLNTYRVSLLNCLQCAEEGSVYWLEQTGQREQIVTLRSAPLSVAPILRERLFHRDTGVIVTSATLAEGVDMRSFQQKIGAQGQRAEQTPSPFDYERNMQVLIAADAPAPNPRNARLDNEWLAEAISFAVQAVPGGSLVLFTSYRDLDLVAAQVEPELHAAGRPFFRQGVGGSRGALAQGLRDAGNGVLFGTESFWTGVDIAGPALQQVIITRLPFENPTHPVAQARAERVQAAGYSPFGVLMLPAALVKFRQGIGRLIRRSDDKGIITILDPRILQKPYGRQFLDVIPQNDIRRFDRHTRVEAFSIASRLTTQ
- a CDS encoding serine/threonine-protein phosphatase yields the protein MKLTSFGISDIGHVRAQNEDRILLKDDLQVYAVADGLGGLPGGSLAAEMTVRNLEDWAREHLVGDKIEFPEIFERINEVVYAEGQRLHPNVGIGSTLTSIRLLGNTLHCGHVGDSAVYLIRRGYLSQLTEEHTLAAELQARMGKHWDEIPDYFFHTLTRCIGQKDAVEVFTCEEVLQKGDRILLSTDGLTKVLTHKQILNSIEAHLSPEAAGRSLIEDALEAGAPDNVSLVLLYVQDV
- a CDS encoding C4-type zinc ribbon domain-containing protein, translated to MDRQEIERLLIWQDRDVRVDTLQKQLSRLPQEIAAAEAGIKQEQARQHAAEQALKASELKRQHTEGQIADHETAIVRYKTQQLQVKKNEEYAALTHEIELQEQKISDLEDNVLEMLDQIESERAVLDALKEEVAAEVDRLRRQIAALQEQQAAAEAELDEARADAEEAGAVLTPATRKAYDYVKSQVRRAPFVVPLSEDRKCPGCHLRVSGEVESQVRRHLDHPRCDSCGRLLYWEA
- a CDS encoding response regulator translates to MDFISAATSATLTHLPHPILGDTGAIGFALAGLMTLVAAGAVFWAKSSCKGSAAKVGTLQEDLEREQEARRQSEQKQQQLLAAAKSKALEADAANRAKNTLLSNMSHELRTPLNTVLGLSEVLLTTELNAEQTEYMQAIKGSGQTLLNVISNILDYANLETGRLELKASRFDLGELVAEVESMFRVEARRKNLRFACRLAEEGSINIQTDREHFRRVLVNIVSNAINRTDSGDVAMAVYRQRLQNGEKTTLGEKLHYRLTIVLADTGPDLSDEERDQVFNPYQQTTDTSAPNQFSNHLSLALSKRIIEAMDGEATIEPNRPRGMRFKATVEVAGFVGAPIKEAAANKPKPSMYKQALAKSFYSQQVLVVDDNAANRKVAMALLKKMGHESDFAENGQEALDALREKDYDLVLMDIQMPVMGGVEATEKIRAGAAGEKNEDIPIIAVTAFAMTADRERYLACGMDYYITKPLKPDTLREVLTHVARKK